One segment of Rubripirellula amarantea DNA contains the following:
- a CDS encoding Gfo/Idh/MocA family protein, protein MNTRRQFLQSSAVIAAPMLVNAKAFSDDSPSNRINVAFIGTGNQGMGMLRRFLNAELGNVLAVCDVNEGSYGYKEPDHFYGATPAKQLVEANNAKRSKSGAAAQCHAYSDFREVLQRDDIDAVVIVVPDHWHRVITVMALEAGKDVYCEKPLTFSVADGRVMIDAVRKNDRILQTGSHERSNPISQFVCEAAKAGKIGKLTKIITKVGYNNKVGPGPGWMPMPVPKNLDYRTWLGPAPQQPYHEDRCLYRFRFNYDYSGGQITNFGAHCNDMAHWGMGLDTGGPTEVECLDAKFLPEGSLFNTATETRFRCKYANGVELLCESGEEQVQTRFEGTDGWLQTGYRGTTASDPNLLEGLPEKTKGVNDPHSSHLANFIDCVKSRSEPRAPVEVGHASAVLCHIANAMIRLFPQTGPGRVAKWDAASEQFVGDDLANRMLVREQRDPFA, encoded by the coding sequence ATGAATACACGTCGCCAGTTTCTTCAGTCTTCAGCCGTGATCGCGGCACCGATGCTCGTTAACGCGAAAGCGTTTTCCGATGATTCGCCGAGTAATCGGATCAACGTTGCCTTCATTGGTACCGGCAATCAAGGCATGGGAATGCTTCGACGATTCCTGAATGCTGAACTTGGCAACGTGCTTGCTGTTTGCGATGTCAACGAAGGGAGTTACGGCTACAAGGAACCAGATCACTTCTATGGAGCAACGCCTGCAAAGCAACTCGTGGAAGCGAACAACGCAAAGCGATCCAAAAGCGGGGCTGCGGCTCAATGCCACGCTTATTCTGACTTTCGTGAAGTACTGCAGCGAGATGACATTGATGCGGTTGTGATCGTGGTCCCGGACCATTGGCACCGAGTGATCACTGTCATGGCTTTGGAGGCTGGCAAAGACGTTTACTGTGAAAAGCCCCTGACGTTTTCGGTCGCCGACGGGCGCGTCATGATCGATGCGGTAAGGAAGAACGATCGCATCCTTCAAACGGGCAGCCATGAGCGTAGCAATCCGATCAGCCAGTTCGTTTGTGAAGCGGCGAAGGCTGGCAAGATCGGAAAACTAACCAAGATCATTACCAAGGTTGGGTACAACAACAAAGTCGGGCCGGGACCCGGTTGGATGCCGATGCCGGTTCCCAAGAATTTGGACTACCGCACGTGGTTGGGTCCTGCACCTCAGCAACCTTATCATGAAGATCGGTGTCTCTATCGATTCCGATTCAACTATGACTATTCCGGGGGCCAGATCACCAATTTCGGAGCTCACTGCAACGACATGGCGCACTGGGGGATGGGACTCGATACCGGTGGGCCAACCGAGGTTGAGTGCCTGGATGCGAAGTTCCTACCCGAAGGCAGTCTGTTCAACACAGCGACGGAAACTCGCTTCCGCTGTAAGTATGCCAATGGAGTAGAGCTCCTGTGCGAAAGTGGCGAAGAACAAGTTCAAACGCGGTTTGAAGGAACCGATGGATGGCTGCAAACTGGGTATCGAGGCACCACGGCGTCGGATCCAAATTTGCTGGAAGGTTTGCCAGAGAAAACCAAGGGAGTGAACGATCCCCATTCTTCCCATCTGGCAAACTTCATCGACTGCGTTAAGTCTCGCAGCGAGCCTCGCGCACCAGTCGAAGTCGGTCATGCCTCCGCTGTGCTCTGCCACATCGCCAACGCGATGATTCGACTGTTTCCGCAAACAGGTCCGGGTCGCGTCGCGAAGTGGGACGCAGCGTCTGAACAGTTCGTGGGAGACGATCTGGCCAATCGCATGCTTGTGCGTGAGCAACGCGATCCATTCGCATGA
- a CDS encoding sugar phosphate isomerase/epimerase family protein, which yields MNRSIRSRLLLSLLSWLMVTSVFADEPLFPQAPGVVSYTYRNEFPKDFAGTLDKIVSLGITDIEFSNLFGKTAAEIRVMLDERGMQCSSFGVSYVDLQTKTNEVAANATTLGASFVRVAWIPNRQPFTLELAEQTTREFNEIGRRLKNEFGLTFCYHNHGYEFAKHGDGTLFDVLMAQTNPNDVFVELDILWVQFPGADPVEILQKYGSRIKLMHLKDLKKGVVGDLSGKTAVENDVALGDGQIDIPAVLAAAKKAGVEHYYIEDESPSIDVQVPKSIAYLKSL from the coding sequence GTGAATCGATCTATAAGAAGCCGTCTACTTTTATCGCTGCTGAGTTGGTTGATGGTGACGTCGGTGTTTGCCGACGAGCCGTTGTTCCCGCAAGCACCGGGCGTGGTCTCGTACACGTATCGCAATGAATTTCCGAAAGATTTTGCAGGTACGCTCGATAAGATCGTTTCCTTAGGCATCACGGACATTGAGTTCTCGAATCTATTCGGCAAGACCGCGGCTGAAATTCGCGTAATGCTAGATGAACGAGGTATGCAGTGCTCGTCATTTGGTGTGAGCTACGTGGACTTACAGACCAAGACGAATGAAGTCGCTGCGAACGCTACCACTTTGGGCGCGTCGTTTGTCCGAGTTGCTTGGATCCCAAACCGTCAACCGTTCACGCTCGAGCTAGCCGAACAAACCACTCGAGAGTTCAACGAGATTGGGCGACGACTTAAGAATGAATTTGGCCTGACGTTCTGTTACCACAATCACGGTTACGAGTTCGCCAAACACGGCGACGGTACTCTGTTCGACGTATTGATGGCCCAAACCAATCCCAATGATGTGTTTGTGGAACTGGACATCCTGTGGGTTCAATTTCCGGGTGCGGATCCCGTGGAGATTCTTCAGAAGTACGGTTCTCGCATCAAGCTGATGCACCTGAAAGACCTTAAGAAAGGCGTCGTGGGAGATTTGTCAGGCAAGACCGCCGTCGAAAATGACGTCGCGCTCGGCGATGGTCAGATTGATATTCCCGCTGTCTTGGCTGCGGCAAAGAAGGCGGGAGTGGAGCATTACTACATCGAAGATGAAAGTCCCAGCATCGACGTTCAGGTTCCTAAATCGATTGCCTATTTAAAGTCGCTTTAA
- a CDS encoding sugar phosphate isomerase/epimerase family protein, with amino-acid sequence MPRLSVSRRAFSALATAASVNALMPESGFAADDSKPFGLKYLVGSCMYGYQDVAKILPEVRKTGANAIDIWPKVHGNQREQMDDLGEEKFAALLQDNNVQLGCITQYKLGPFGLQDEMRMASRFGCQTIVTGGSGPVGLTGSELKSAVAMFVEQLKPHLAIAEETGVTIAIENHGNNLIDSPDSLKWLSELRPSKHLGIALAPYHLPQDAKLLAELIKSLGDSLEVFYAWQHGLGCTQKLPKEQELLQMPGRGDLDFDPILHSLKDIRFSGWTEIFMHPVPRGVPILEATADVTSEINRSRAYLESLLAE; translated from the coding sequence ATGCCTCGTTTGTCTGTTTCCCGACGTGCTTTTAGTGCATTAGCAACGGCGGCAAGTGTAAACGCTTTGATGCCCGAAAGCGGCTTCGCGGCCGATGACTCTAAGCCGTTTGGGCTGAAGTACTTGGTCGGTTCTTGCATGTACGGTTACCAAGACGTCGCGAAGATTTTGCCCGAAGTTCGGAAGACGGGAGCGAATGCAATCGACATTTGGCCCAAAGTGCACGGCAACCAACGCGAACAGATGGATGACTTAGGGGAAGAGAAATTCGCTGCCCTGTTGCAGGACAACAATGTTCAGTTGGGCTGTATCACGCAGTACAAGCTGGGCCCGTTTGGGTTGCAAGATGAAATGCGAATGGCGTCGCGCTTTGGCTGTCAAACGATCGTTACCGGCGGAAGCGGTCCGGTTGGATTGACGGGTAGCGAGTTGAAATCTGCAGTGGCGATGTTCGTTGAACAATTGAAACCGCACCTAGCGATCGCTGAAGAGACGGGGGTGACGATTGCGATCGAGAATCATGGCAACAACCTGATTGATTCCCCCGATTCGTTGAAATGGTTGTCGGAACTGAGGCCGTCGAAACATTTGGGCATTGCATTAGCTCCTTACCACTTGCCGCAAGACGCAAAGCTACTCGCCGAATTGATTAAATCACTGGGCGATTCACTGGAGGTCTTTTACGCATGGCAACACGGGCTGGGCTGCACCCAGAAGTTGCCCAAAGAGCAAGAGCTTTTGCAGATGCCCGGTCGTGGCGATCTTGATTTCGATCCGATACTCCACTCGCTCAAAGATATTCGTTTCTCGGGATGGACTGAGATCTTTATGCATCCCGTACCGAGAGGTGTGCCCATTCTCGAAGCCACTGCGGACGTGACTTCCGAAATCAACCGAAGTCGCGCCTATTTGGAATCATTGTTGGCCGAGTAG
- a CDS encoding apurinic/apyrimidinic endonuclease family protein, with amino-acid sequence MKRRPLIALTFGLLGCFAFAIAPSRLAAEDTPSVFQRDNIVAWCIVPFDSEKRGPAQRADMVQKLGITKVAYDWREEHVPQFEQEILEYQKRGIEFFAFWNVHEDALRLFAKYDLHPQLWVMLKESVGGQDEKVKQAAEALLPVIADAAKIGCKVGIYNHGGWGGEPENMIAVCEYLRENHAANNVGIVYNQHHGHSHVERFAQSIAAMEPYLLCLNLNGMMPDGDQRGMKIQTLGHGDLDLSLLKIIAKSGYQGPIGIIGHTQDDVELRLRDNLDGLEWLASQLNGEPAAAKPEVRVPLDPNVTR; translated from the coding sequence ATGAAACGTCGTCCATTGATCGCCTTGACGTTTGGGTTGCTCGGTTGCTTCGCGTTCGCGATTGCACCGAGTCGGCTCGCCGCAGAAGACACGCCATCGGTTTTTCAGCGCGACAACATCGTTGCTTGGTGCATTGTGCCCTTCGATTCAGAAAAGCGTGGACCCGCTCAGCGAGCGGATATGGTCCAGAAGCTAGGGATCACAAAGGTCGCCTACGATTGGCGAGAAGAGCATGTGCCACAATTCGAGCAAGAAATACTCGAGTACCAAAAACGCGGCATCGAGTTTTTCGCGTTTTGGAATGTGCATGAGGACGCGTTGAGACTCTTTGCAAAGTACGACTTGCATCCACAACTTTGGGTGATGCTGAAAGAGTCAGTTGGCGGCCAAGACGAGAAAGTGAAGCAGGCGGCCGAAGCTTTGCTACCTGTGATCGCCGACGCGGCCAAGATTGGCTGCAAAGTCGGGATCTACAACCATGGCGGCTGGGGTGGCGAGCCCGAAAATATGATTGCCGTATGCGAGTACCTTCGCGAAAATCACGCCGCGAATAACGTGGGTATTGTTTACAACCAGCATCATGGCCACAGCCACGTCGAACGATTTGCCCAGTCGATTGCGGCGATGGAACCCTACCTGCTCTGCTTGAACCTTAACGGCATGATGCCAGATGGCGACCAGCGTGGCATGAAAATTCAGACGCTTGGTCATGGTGATTTGGATTTGTCGCTGTTGAAAATCATCGCCAAATCAGGCTATCAGGGACCGATCGGAATCATTGGTCATACTCAAGACGATGTGGAACTCCGCTTGCGAGACAATCTAGACGGTCTCGAATGGCTTGCATCGCAGCTCAACGGTGAACCAGCCGCTGCAAAGCCTGAAGTTCGAGTTCCACTAGATCCAAACGTAACTCGATAA
- a CDS encoding DJ-1/PfpI family protein, whose translation MQPQVLIIVGDASETLDTMYPFYRLIESGYQPVVAAPEKRRYQMVLHEVKPGWTITKEWEGYTIEADIAFADIDPEDYLGIFFSGGRAPEYIRDDPDLIRITKYFFDKNAPIASVCHGVEIPARADRVRGRKMATVAKCQFDLEVCGGTYVNEPCVIDGNLVSGRTFHDNGHFVGPWIKLLDEARQCSKE comes from the coding sequence ATGCAGCCACAAGTCTTAATCATCGTTGGTGATGCCAGCGAAACTCTCGATACCATGTACCCGTTTTACCGATTGATCGAATCGGGTTACCAGCCCGTGGTCGCTGCACCGGAAAAGCGGCGTTACCAAATGGTTCTTCATGAGGTGAAGCCGGGTTGGACAATCACTAAAGAATGGGAGGGCTACACCATCGAGGCCGACATCGCGTTTGCTGATATTGATCCGGAAGACTATCTGGGCATTTTCTTTTCAGGTGGTCGGGCTCCGGAGTACATTCGCGACGATCCGGACTTGATTCGCATCACAAAGTACTTCTTTGACAAGAACGCTCCGATCGCGAGCGTGTGCCATGGCGTCGAGATCCCGGCCCGAGCTGATCGTGTTCGTGGCCGAAAAATGGCAACGGTCGCAAAGTGCCAATTTGACCTGGAGGTATGCGGCGGAACTTATGTGAATGAACCCTGTGTGATCGACGGCAATTTAGTTTCCGGGCGAACGTTCCACGACAATGGCCATTTCGTCGGTCCTTGGATCAAACTGCTTGATGAAGCAAGGCAATGCTCCAAGGAGTAG
- a CDS encoding Gfo/Idh/MocA family protein: protein MPKSSLSRRGFIGTSTQLGAAVLGGSLFGPSLQDGSARTYASDQLAKPRHKVERIGVGAIGLRYQGSVIANKAQLYGDIVAVCDVDRHVRDQAKAAFGSTPHSSEDYRDLLARKDVDVVTIGSPDHWHTKMVIDACRAGKDVYCEKPLTLTIDEGKLLTAVVKETGRVVQVGSWQRSDDRFRLAVEMVRAGRIGNLKKVEVVLGKNATSGSFTPRTPPSHLNWDLWQGQTPDVPYIEERSHYTFRWWYEYSGGQMTDWGAHHIDIAQWAIDSYPVEIHSNATMPSVNNGYNVAVDFDVKYKYANGVTMTVSDTGDNGILFTGDVGRMFVNRGKITGAPVEALGANPLNREDWQVYQHDNLERPPRAGKLDAIVNHMGNFFDCVASRQTPISDVQSQHRSVSTCHLGNISMHLNRSLNWNPVDETFDGDDEANALLSREQRKGYEIA, encoded by the coding sequence ATGCCAAAATCATCGCTCTCTCGAAGAGGATTCATTGGCACTTCGACACAATTAGGTGCCGCGGTGTTGGGAGGTTCGTTGTTTGGGCCTTCATTGCAAGATGGTTCGGCACGCACGTACGCGTCTGATCAATTGGCGAAGCCTCGTCACAAGGTAGAACGGATTGGCGTCGGGGCAATTGGATTGCGTTACCAGGGAAGCGTGATTGCGAATAAGGCCCAGTTGTATGGCGACATTGTCGCTGTCTGCGATGTGGATCGGCATGTGCGCGATCAAGCGAAGGCTGCGTTTGGCAGCACTCCGCATAGCAGTGAAGACTATCGTGATCTGCTCGCAAGAAAGGATGTCGATGTTGTTACGATCGGCAGTCCCGATCACTGGCACACGAAGATGGTCATCGATGCATGTCGAGCTGGCAAAGATGTTTACTGCGAAAAGCCACTGACACTGACGATCGACGAAGGCAAGCTGCTGACCGCGGTGGTCAAAGAAACCGGGCGTGTGGTTCAGGTTGGATCCTGGCAGCGTAGCGATGATCGGTTTCGCTTGGCCGTTGAAATGGTGCGAGCGGGCCGCATCGGAAACTTGAAGAAGGTCGAAGTTGTGCTGGGGAAAAATGCAACTAGCGGTTCATTTACACCTCGTACTCCTCCTTCCCACTTAAATTGGGACTTATGGCAAGGTCAGACACCGGACGTGCCCTACATCGAAGAACGCTCGCACTACACGTTCCGGTGGTGGTATGAGTATTCGGGCGGCCAGATGACCGACTGGGGAGCGCACCACATCGATATCGCGCAATGGGCGATTGATTCCTATCCGGTAGAGATCCATTCCAATGCAACGATGCCATCGGTCAACAATGGATACAACGTCGCGGTTGATTTTGACGTCAAGTATAAGTACGCCAATGGGGTAACGATGACCGTCAGCGACACTGGTGACAACGGCATTCTGTTCACGGGTGACGTGGGGCGAATGTTCGTCAATCGCGGTAAGATCACGGGTGCGCCCGTGGAAGCTTTGGGGGCAAATCCACTGAACCGCGAGGACTGGCAAGTGTATCAGCACGATAATCTTGAGCGTCCACCGCGGGCAGGGAAACTCGATGCGATCGTCAATCACATGGGCAATTTTTTTGATTGCGTTGCGAGTCGACAGACTCCCATTTCAGATGTCCAAAGCCAACATCGTAGCGTTAGCACTTGTCACTTGGGAAACATTTCAATGCATTTGAATCGGTCATTGAATTGGAACCCAGTCGATGAAACTTTTGACGGCGACGATGAAGCGAACGCCTTGCTAAGTCGCGAGCAGCGTAAGGGCTATGAAATCGCGTAA
- a CDS encoding AraC family transcriptional regulator, whose protein sequence is MRRVALLIETSRTYGRDLLQGVKCYAQEHGPWSLFVEVRDLESKPPVWLKNWDGDGILTRSGSAAIATAVHRAGVPTVELRSTRRGSKFPFVGINNTVVAQMVADHFLERGFRHFGVFALDTEPFFVERRDGFVEYLKARGLKCSVLYQPGSSEKPEQWEAQQKRLIHWLRKLPRPTAIMACTDQLGCWLLDACSRSSIRVPEDVAIVGVENDETIATMSTPPMSSVRFAGEQIGYESARILDAMMRGKKPPRRPKLFPPICIETRQSSDIVAIDDEHLANAIRLIRQRACEGLTVKGVLEVVPISRSSFERGCRRLLGRSPNEEIIRVRIEKAQSLLRDTDLGLAPIAVRTGFSTAQYLLQVFRQSTGMTPGEYRRQSRNTL, encoded by the coding sequence ATGCGACGTGTTGCCCTTCTAATTGAGACGTCGCGAACCTATGGCCGCGACCTGCTGCAGGGTGTGAAATGCTATGCTCAAGAACATGGCCCTTGGTCGCTGTTTGTCGAAGTCCGTGACCTCGAATCCAAGCCTCCGGTGTGGCTTAAGAACTGGGACGGTGATGGGATCCTCACTCGGTCCGGCAGTGCTGCAATCGCGACGGCGGTTCATCGTGCAGGAGTACCTACGGTTGAACTGCGTTCGACCCGGCGGGGTTCGAAGTTTCCTTTTGTTGGGATCAACAACACGGTGGTCGCGCAAATGGTTGCCGATCATTTTCTCGAACGGGGATTTCGCCACTTCGGCGTCTTCGCCTTAGATACAGAACCATTCTTCGTAGAAAGACGCGATGGCTTTGTCGAATACCTGAAAGCCCGCGGGTTGAAATGTTCGGTGCTTTACCAACCGGGCAGTTCCGAGAAACCTGAACAATGGGAAGCACAACAAAAGCGACTGATTCATTGGTTGCGAAAGTTGCCACGTCCAACAGCGATCATGGCCTGCACCGACCAATTGGGTTGCTGGTTACTTGACGCCTGCTCAAGATCATCGATTCGTGTGCCAGAGGATGTTGCGATCGTTGGAGTCGAAAACGATGAAACGATCGCAACGATGAGCACGCCTCCGATGAGCAGCGTTCGATTTGCGGGTGAACAAATCGGCTACGAATCCGCCAGAATCCTCGACGCGATGATGCGTGGAAAGAAGCCGCCTCGCCGTCCCAAACTTTTCCCGCCAATTTGCATTGAGACTCGTCAATCATCAGACATTGTCGCGATCGATGATGAGCATTTGGCAAATGCCATTCGTTTAATTCGACAGCGTGCCTGCGAGGGCTTGACGGTCAAAGGAGTCCTCGAAGTGGTTCCTATCTCGCGAAGTTCCTTCGAACGAGGCTGCCGAAGACTGCTGGGAAGGTCCCCCAACGAAGAGATTATTCGCGTACGAATCGAAAAAGCCCAAAGTTTGCTGCGAGATACCGATTTGGGGCTCGCCCCAATCGCCGTACGTACAGGATTCAGCACAGCTCAATATTTGCTGCAGGTGTTTCGCCAGTCCACAGGTATGACACCGGGTGAATATCGCCGCCAGTCGCGGAACACGCTTTAA
- a CDS encoding sugar phosphate isomerase/epimerase family protein — protein sequence MVVSEWIELASTLDVQGLEWYAGFLEMADQKNWARFRAEVEDNGMVIPMMCCSPDFTHPDAAFRDNEIAKQKKWIDMTHALGGSYCRVLSGQRRPELSTDEGVKLAADSIKACLPYAQQHGITLIIENHYKDDFWEYPEFAQKADVFCQLVESIEHPNFGVNYDPSNTYLAGEDPIELLKRVSNRVVTMHASDRYLKEGTIEDLRREEAGATGYAKRLSHGEIGKGLNDYDAIFSELVRVGFDGWISIEDGVDGMDQLARSVTFLKRKIAQHWPA from the coding sequence ATGGTAGTGTCTGAATGGATTGAGCTTGCTTCGACTCTCGATGTTCAGGGGCTCGAATGGTATGCGGGGTTTCTCGAAATGGCCGATCAGAAAAACTGGGCGCGGTTTCGTGCGGAGGTCGAAGATAATGGGATGGTAATTCCGATGATGTGTTGCTCGCCCGACTTCACTCATCCCGATGCAGCGTTTCGAGACAACGAGATTGCTAAGCAGAAGAAGTGGATTGATATGACGCACGCGCTCGGTGGAAGTTATTGCCGAGTGCTCAGTGGTCAACGTCGTCCAGAACTCTCAACGGATGAGGGCGTCAAGTTGGCGGCTGATTCGATCAAAGCTTGTTTACCCTACGCTCAACAGCATGGCATCACACTCATCATCGAAAATCACTACAAAGATGATTTTTGGGAATACCCCGAGTTCGCTCAAAAGGCTGATGTGTTCTGTCAGCTAGTCGAGTCGATCGAACATCCAAACTTTGGTGTTAATTACGATCCAAGCAACACCTATCTCGCGGGTGAAGATCCCATCGAGTTGCTGAAGCGGGTTTCCAATCGAGTGGTCACGATGCACGCCAGCGATCGTTATTTGAAGGAAGGAACGATCGAAGATTTGCGTCGTGAAGAAGCGGGGGCGACAGGTTATGCCAAGCGACTTAGTCATGGCGAAATTGGTAAGGGACTCAACGATTACGATGCCATCTTCTCGGAACTTGTTCGAGTTGGATTTGACGGATGGATCAGCATCGAAGATGGCGTCGATGGCATGGATCAACTTGCGCGTAGCGTCACTTTCCTAAAACGCAAGATTGCGCAGCACTGGCCTGCTTAA
- a CDS encoding zinc-binding dehydrogenase → MTAPAVVNFAPEKGSVEIREIQRPVIGPDDVLLEVANIGVCGSDLHQWTADHSWPVNYPVVLGHEFAGVIAELGSNVEAWKEGDRVVSETAAVIDQTNPMSRRGLYNLDPTRKGFGYGVNGAMTKFVKVPSRILHAVPDALPFEHACLTEPCCVAYNAVVKNARIEPGDRIVVLGPGTIGILCAAMARLCGAEVALVGLDSDRHRLKIAKQYGCEAIVGDAKPWAIERDGLGCDGVIDAAGASVTLKIAIDIVRPAGWISKVGWGRDPLGFSLDPLVQKNVTLQGSFSHNWPIWERVIALLASGQLDVRPIIGGVWPITQWQEAFEKMHNGEVVKSVLKPL, encoded by the coding sequence ATGACTGCACCAGCCGTTGTCAATTTTGCTCCTGAAAAGGGCTCCGTGGAAATTCGCGAAATCCAGCGACCGGTGATAGGCCCGGATGATGTACTCCTCGAAGTCGCCAATATCGGTGTATGCGGTAGTGATCTTCATCAATGGACCGCTGATCATTCTTGGCCAGTCAATTATCCGGTAGTTCTCGGGCACGAGTTCGCGGGCGTGATTGCCGAACTTGGTTCGAATGTCGAAGCATGGAAAGAGGGCGATCGAGTGGTCAGCGAAACAGCGGCCGTGATTGATCAAACCAATCCGATGTCGCGGCGCGGACTTTATAATCTTGATCCGACGCGTAAAGGGTTCGGCTACGGCGTTAACGGTGCAATGACTAAGTTCGTGAAGGTTCCTTCTCGAATTTTGCATGCAGTGCCTGACGCGTTGCCGTTTGAACACGCGTGCCTGACGGAACCGTGCTGTGTTGCGTACAACGCAGTGGTCAAGAATGCACGAATCGAACCGGGGGATCGGATCGTGGTGTTGGGGCCTGGCACGATCGGAATCCTATGTGCGGCCATGGCTCGCCTTTGCGGCGCAGAGGTCGCGTTGGTGGGCCTGGATTCCGACCGGCATCGATTGAAAATTGCTAAGCAATATGGGTGCGAAGCCATTGTTGGCGACGCAAAACCATGGGCAATTGAACGAGACGGGCTTGGGTGCGATGGGGTCATCGATGCCGCGGGTGCAAGCGTCACGCTCAAAATTGCGATCGACATAGTGCGACCAGCGGGATGGATATCCAAAGTGGGCTGGGGGCGAGACCCGCTTGGGTTTAGCCTGGATCCGTTGGTTCAAAAGAATGTTACGTTGCAAGGAAGTTTCAGTCACAACTGGCCGATTTGGGAACGTGTCATTGCACTTCTCGCCAGCGGCCAACTCGACGTCAGGCCCATCATTGGCGGTGTGTGGCCCATTACCCAGTGGCAAGAAGCGTTCGAGAAAATGCACAATGGAGAAGTCGTAAAATCAGTTTTGAAACCCCTGTGA
- a CDS encoding orotidine 5'-phosphate decarboxylase / HUMPS family protein, with product MQPVVQISLDLTNIGEAIETAHMAIRAGVDWLEAGTPLILAEGLHGVRALRAEFPGVPIVADLKTMDGGYLEAEMMAGAGATHVVVMARAHEETIRCVVKAGRDFGVKVMGDNMVSPNMIDGAKWLEDLGCDYVIHHIGYDERRGIAARGERMPSPLDDLREVCQAVKVPVQAVGGLTLEQAIECPKYGAPLVVLGAPLTIDADSFKTADGNLEASLRMICNAIHSQGAN from the coding sequence ATGCAGCCGGTCGTTCAGATATCACTAGACTTGACTAACATTGGCGAAGCTATTGAAACGGCGCATATGGCAATTCGTGCTGGCGTGGATTGGTTGGAAGCGGGGACACCATTGATCTTGGCCGAAGGATTGCATGGTGTTAGAGCGCTGCGAGCAGAGTTTCCTGGTGTTCCAATCGTCGCCGACTTGAAGACCATGGACGGTGGATATCTTGAAGCCGAGATGATGGCCGGCGCTGGCGCGACCCACGTTGTGGTCATGGCTCGAGCGCACGAAGAAACGATTCGGTGTGTCGTTAAGGCCGGACGTGACTTCGGCGTGAAAGTCATGGGCGACAACATGGTCTCGCCCAACATGATAGACGGCGCGAAGTGGCTTGAAGATCTTGGTTGCGACTATGTCATCCACCACATTGGCTATGATGAACGTCGCGGCATTGCGGCACGCGGTGAACGAATGCCAAGTCCTCTCGATGATCTGCGGGAAGTTTGCCAAGCCGTCAAAGTTCCTGTTCAAGCCGTAGGAGGGCTAACGCTTGAACAAGCGATTGAATGTCCAAAGTACGGCGCACCCTTGGTCGTGCTCGGCGCTCCGTTGACAATTGACGCTGACTCATTCAAAACCGCCGACGGAAACCTCGAAGCATCGCTGCGGATGATTTGCAACGCTATTCATTCGCAAGGTGCGAATTAG